The following DNA comes from Gammaproteobacteria bacterium.
GGGTTGGGTCGAGCAGGGTCCTTTTGATGCTATCCTGGTGACAGCGGCTCCGCAGGAGGTGCCTAATGCCTTGCTGGAACAATTGGCAATCGGTGCGCGGCTTATCTTGCCGTTGGGTGATCAGGTGCAGCGGCTGGCTATTGTGACGCGCAAGAGTGCCGATGCTTATGAACGAGAAGATTTTGAAGATGTGAAATTTGTACCGCTGTTAACGGGTGCGAGTTAGGGGAGTTCTGATTTAGCAATGTTTACACGTTTGTATAATTTTATGATGCTTTGGGCGCAGAAGCCCCAGGCCCCCTGGTATCTTGCCGGGCTTAGTTTTGCTGAATCATCGTTTTTTCCTATACCCCCTGATGTGATGTTGGCGCCGATGTGTCTGGCAAAACCTGCTGCGGCATGGCGTTATGCTTTTTTGACCACGATAGCCTCGGTAGCGGGTGGTTTATTGGGTTATGTGCTGGGTTATTTTGCTTTTGAGATGATGCAGGCGATTATTGTTTCGGCGGGTTACGAAGCAGCTTATCTGCATGCCAAACACTGGTTTTCTGAATGGGGTTTCTGGGCTATCTTTCTGGCGGGTTTTTCGCCGATCCCCTATAAGGTTTTTACGATTACGGCAGGGAGTCTATCGATGGGCCTGTTTCCCTTTGTTCTTGCTTCTGTGATTGGACGTGGCCTGCGCTTTTATCTGGTGGCGGGGTTGCTGGTATGGAAGGGGGAACGGATGGCTCAGTTATTACCACAATATGTAGAACGAATAGGTTGGGGCGTGATTGTGCTTGTGGTGACTCTTTATTTTTTAATTCAATGGACCTGATGAGTCCAGTATATGAATTGGCTGCCTGTTTTATTACTGTTTTTAATCACAGCCTGTAGTGCTCCTGTGGTTCGGCCACCCGTTGTTGATCATGGTATTAAACCACTGTGGGTGCCAAAGTATCATCGGGTTAAAAAGGGCGACACATTATATTCAATTGCCTGGCAACATGGGCGGGATATTGCTCAAATTGCCCGCTGGAATAATATCAAGGCACCTTATACGATCTATGTTAATCAGAAATTGTTATTACAGGCAGGGAAAACACGGGTAACGATAGCGACAGCAAGTAATAAACAGGCATCGAACAAGGCGGTAATAAAGAACAAGCCAGCAGCAAAGAGTAAGGTTACCTATATTAAACCTTCTAATCATGCTTTATCAAATAACAAAAATACAAATAAAAAACGTATTAAAAACAATGAATTTAATCATGTTGGTAAGATAAGATGGCAGTGGCCGGTAGAAGGTCGTTTGTTACGCAAGTTTAATAAAAAAACCTCGGGTAAGAAGGGGATTGCAATTGCCGGTCAGTCTGGTACCGTGATTCAGGCAGCAGCGGCGGGCAAGGTGGTTTATAGTGGCAGTGGACTTGTAGGCTATGGTCGCCTTATTATCATCATGCATAGTAAGACCTATTTAAGTGCTTACGCACATAATAGTCGGTTACTGGTCGGTGAAGGGGATCTGATCAAGGCGGGGCAAAGGATCGCCTTGATGGGGAATAGTGGTACACAACGTACGATGTTACATTTTGAGATAAGACGTAATGGTAAGCCAGTTGATCCATTGCGTTATCTTCCTCGACGTTAGGGGGCAGGGAGATACATGAGCGATAGTAGTGACAATAAGAAGGATAAAAAATCTCAGTCTGAGGGTGATGTCTCCAGGATGGCAGGTAAGACCACGCGTGAACAACTGGATGCGACGCGTCTTTATCTGAATGAAATTGGTTTTTCAGCATTATTGTCAGCAGAGGAAGAGGTCGCATACTCACGTAAGGCGCAGAAAGGTGATGAAGAGGCTCGCAATCACATGATTGAGAGCAATCTGCGTCTGGTGGTCAAGATTGCTCGTCGCTATCTGCATCGTGGCCTTGCCTTACTGGATTTGATTGAGGAGGGTAATCTGGGTCTTATTCGTGCGGTTGAGAAGTTTGATCCGGAACGTGGCTTTCGTTTTTCAACCTATGCAACCTGGTGGATACGTCAGAATATTGAGCGTGGCATCATGAACCAGACGCGCACCATTCGTCTGCCCATCCATGTGGTTAAGGGTATCAATGTCTATCTGCGTGCGGCAAGGAATCTATCGCAGGCATTGAATCGAGAACCGACAGCAGAAGAGATCAGTGAGCTACTGGACAAGCCGGTTGCAGATGTAAAGAAAATGCTCAAGTTGAATGAACGTACTTCGTCACTGGATGCCGTGAGTCATTATGGTTCCGAACACTCGGTGTTGGACACTATCCCGGATGAGCATGATGTTGATCCCTCCAGCCTGCTGGAGCATGAGGATGTGCAGGTTAATATTGATCATTGGTTATCGATGCTCAATCCCAAACAGCGTCAGGTGGTAGAACGACGTTTTGGTCTGCATGGATCCCGTGTCTGTACCCTGGAAGAGGTCGGTAAGGAGATTGGGGTAACGCGTGAACGTGTGCGTCAGATTCAGTTAGATGCCCTGCACAAGCTGAAGCGTATCCTTGAGAGTGAGGGGTTTTGTAGCGATACCTTATTGCACTGATAAGCTTGTAGTATTGGTTGCACTGCCACTGATAAGCATTGATGCCCCAGTATTGATGGTAACGGTGCTTGTTCTTACCGGGATCGTTGTACCAATAGTCAAAGACGTTAAGGCACTATCTATAGTGGTTGTGTTGGTGATTGGGGGTGTCAGATTGCCAGTTGTAAGAAATGATCCAGGATTGACCCTGAGTGTAACTTCATTAAGGGGTCGACTGGGATTGATGCGCAGACCACTTCCTCC
Coding sequences within:
- a CDS encoding DedA family protein; the encoded protein is MFTRLYNFMMLWAQKPQAPWYLAGLSFAESSFFPIPPDVMLAPMCLAKPAAAWRYAFLTTIASVAGGLLGYVLGYFAFEMMQAIIVSAGYEAAYLHAKHWFSEWGFWAIFLAGFSPIPYKVFTITAGSLSMGLFPFVLASVIGRGLRFYLVAGLLVWKGERMAQLLPQYVERIGWGVIVLVVTLYFLIQWT
- a CDS encoding peptidoglycan DD-metalloendopeptidase family protein, with amino-acid sequence MNWLPVLLLFLITACSAPVVRPPVVDHGIKPLWVPKYHRVKKGDTLYSIAWQHGRDIAQIARWNNIKAPYTIYVNQKLLLQAGKTRVTIATASNKQASNKAVIKNKPAAKSKVTYIKPSNHALSNNKNTNKKRIKNNEFNHVGKIRWQWPVEGRLLRKFNKKTSGKKGIAIAGQSGTVIQAAAAGKVVYSGSGLVGYGRLIIIMHSKTYLSAYAHNSRLLVGEGDLIKAGQRIALMGNSGTQRTMLHFEIRRNGKPVDPLRYLPRR
- the rpoS gene encoding RNA polymerase sigma factor RpoS, which translates into the protein MSDSSDNKKDKKSQSEGDVSRMAGKTTREQLDATRLYLNEIGFSALLSAEEEVAYSRKAQKGDEEARNHMIESNLRLVVKIARRYLHRGLALLDLIEEGNLGLIRAVEKFDPERGFRFSTYATWWIRQNIERGIMNQTRTIRLPIHVVKGINVYLRAARNLSQALNREPTAEEISELLDKPVADVKKMLKLNERTSSLDAVSHYGSEHSVLDTIPDEHDVDPSSLLEHEDVQVNIDHWLSMLNPKQRQVVERRFGLHGSRVCTLEEVGKEIGVTRERVRQIQLDALHKLKRILESEGFCSDTLLH